In Fusarium oxysporum Fo47 chromosome VII, complete sequence, the following proteins share a genomic window:
- a CDS encoding kinase-like domain-containing protein produces MPLQGLAVLPEPQGGHEHHIGSNQTKRRALRPWSNLLSIWRGQVRMPLLVLSQWNSNKQNTVQLTSKKQGWRDSSATLVERYGKCREIVSWGKFGIVFVSCKKKDNGAGEELYAVKMFRRQPKETERMCIRRSTAEFCVSSALWHPNVIGTLDLLENERGNYCEVMEFCSGGDLHNLMRSVGKLKWQEADCFFKQMIRGVEYIHKMGVAHLDLNPKNFLLTGDGLLKISGFGRSECVRLAWENDAHMVSGIRGSGPYIAPEEYTDGEFDGHAVDIWACGIVYMAMITGCPLWRTAKKSEDSSYARYLKERRQQEGFSPIESLPRLHNRNTIYCLLDPNPSSRPTASHVLRSEWGQEIKLCKANECF; encoded by the exons ATGCCGCTGCAGGGACTTGCCGTCTTGCCAGAGCCACAAGGTGGTCATGAGCATCACATAGGCTCTAATCAGACGAAGAGACGCGCATTAAGGCCATGGAGCAATTTATTGAGCATATGGCGAGGGCAGGTGCGCATGCCGTTGCTGGTATTGAGTCAGTGGAACTCTAATAAACAGAACACGGTACAGCTTACATCCAAGAAGCAAGGCTGGCGCGACTCGTCGGCAACACTGGTAGAGAGATATGGCAAGTGTCGGGAAATAGTGAGCTGGGGGAAGTTCGGCATCGTGTTCGTCTCGTGCAAGAAAAAGGATAATGGCGCAGGCGAAGAACTATATGCAGTCAAAATGTTCAGGCGCCAGCCGAAGGAGACAGAACGAATGTGCATAAGACGTTCGACGGCTGAGTTTTGTGTTTCAAGCGCGCTATGGCATCCAAATGTAATAGGCACGCTCGATTTGCTTGAGAACGAAAGAGGTAACTACTGCGAAGTAATGGAGTTCTGCTCTGGTGGCGACTTGCATAACTTGATGCGTTCGGTGGGCAAGTTGAAGTGGCAGGAAGCGGACTGCTTCTTCAAACAGATGATACGCGGCGTCGAGTATATACATAAGATGGGAGTCGCACATCTCGACCTTAACCCTAAGAATTTTCTACTCACAGGCGATGGCTTGCTAAAGATCAGTGGCTTTGGCCGCAGCGAATGTGTCCGCCTTGCTTGGGAGAATGATGCTCACATGGTTTCTGGGATCCGTGGCTCGGGTCCGTATATCGCTCCTGAAGAATATACCGATGGAGAGTTTGATGGTCATGCAGTGGATATCTGGGCTTGTGGGATTGTCTACATGGCCATGATCACGGGTTGTCCCCTGTGGCGCACCGCGAAGAAAAGCGAGGATTCATCCTACGCACGATACCTGAAGGAACGCCGGCAGCAGGAGGGTTTTAGCCCAATCGAGTCCTTACCCCGA TTACACAATCGAAATACCATATATTGCCTCTTGGACCCCAATCCGTCCAGCCGGCCTACGGCATCACATGTATTGAGATCCGAATGGGGACAGGAGATCAAACTTTGCAAGGCTAACGAGTGTTTTTGA
- a CDS encoding FAS1 domain-containing protein, with amino-acid sequence MKLQSLVTLAVSGLATAQSRPNLTAALDSENSTLSELNGLLRAQPSLLRDLGRLRNVTILAPSNDAIEELLNDTAVARLVESDPSAIAAILQYHVLNGTYYASNLTDTPAFVPTLLNNATYANVTGGQRVEVVADNDTVSIYSGLRQQANVTQADLNFTGGVIHVINRVLNIPKNISDTAIAANLSAVAGALTESNLISNLSSARNITLFAPSNSAFANIGSILSNLSESDLENILEYHVVAGTVGYSSTLENGTLDTSGGEELNIFVQNGSVWANEAKVIVPDVLIANGVLHVIDGVLNPDKPSATANPTASTQEAAFSGASSVSDIPFTSGVPEATEQATGLSPSTSTEGAAQATAAIALGALLGGVALAMNF; translated from the exons ATGAAGCTGCAGTCTCTTGTTACTCTCGCCGTCTCGGGCCTTGCCACTGCCCAGAGCCGCCCTAACCTTACTGCTGCTCTTGACTCTGAGAACTCTACCCTCTCTGAGCTTAATG GCCTTCTCAGGGCTCAGCCCAGTCTTCTTCGAGACCTTGGCCGTCTTAGGAATGTCACCATCTTGGCTCCAAGCAACGATGCCATCGAGGAACTCCTCAATGATACTGCTGTCGCCCGTCTTGTTGAGAGCGACCCCAGTGCTATCGCTGCTATTCTTCAGTACCACGTTCTGAACGGTACCTACTATGCCAGCAACCTCACCGACACACCCGCTTTTGTCCCTACGCTGCTCAACAATGCGACATATGCCAATGTCACTGGTGGACAGCGTGTCGAGGTCGTTGCCGACAACGATACCGTCAGCATCTACAGTGGTCTCCGCCAGCAGGCCAATGTCACTCAGGCT GACCTCAACTTCACCGGTGGTGTCATTCATGTCATTAACCGCGTTCTCAACATCCCCAAGAACATCTCCGACACTGCCATCGCCGCCAACCTCTCTGCCGTTGCTGGCGCCCTCACCGAGTCCAACCTGATCTCCAACCTCAGCAGCGCCAGGAACATCACCCTCTTTGCTCCTAGCAACAGCGCCTTTGCCAACATTGGTTCCATCCTGTCCAACTTGAGCGAGTCTGATCTCGAGAATATTCTTGAGTATCATGTCGTCGCCGGCACCGTCGGCTACAGCTCTACTCTTGAGAACGGCACCCTCGACACTTCTGGTGGCGAGGAGCTCAACATTTTTGTCCAGAACGGAAGTGTCTGGGCCAATGAGGCCAAGGTCATTGTCCCTGATGTCCTCATCGCCAACGGAGTCCTCCACGTCATTGACGG CGTCCTCAACCCCGACAAGCCCTCGGCTACTGCCAACCCTACCGCCAGCACCCAAGAGGCAGCTTTCTCTGGCGCTAGCTCCGTCAGCGACATCCCCTTCACTTCGGGTGTTCCCGAGGCTACTGAGCAGGCTACTGGTCTTTCGCCTTCGACTTCGACTGAGGGTGCTGCCCAGGCTACTGCTGCTATTGCTCTTGGTGCGCTGCTTGGTGGCGTTGCGCTCGCCATGAACTTTTAA
- a CDS encoding FAS1 domain-containing protein: MMKFQNFLLLTLTRPATGQNSRPSNSSLIDVLVSNNHILSVLNGILEERPGFAAALESMIDVTILAPSDDAIRSFLNNATIARMLASDSGAFEAVLSYHVLNGIYSNKNFTETPMFIETMLQNSTFGNVTGVQVVEAKKDGDAVSFHSTLKTKANITQADLKFTGGVVHIINRVLEIPMNLSATTIAANLTAVTGAISAAHLTNDLIDMQNIMVFAPNNGAFAAIASVVGSLSDDDLQSILQYHIVQGRVEYSTTLENGTLRTVEGSDLNISVEDGTIYVDEARVILPDVLISNGVVHVVDNVLNPHNTIAIPSTLPAFSDASAISGGNVPFTSNVPMPTETATGLVILTGSRTATFTDSGVPHATAAVAFGALFGGVAIVMNGLQLCRNIM, encoded by the exons ATGATGAAGTTCCAAAACTTCTTGCTTCTCACCCTCACTAGGCCCGCGACAGGTCAGAATAGTAGACCATCAAACTCGTCGCTTATAGACGTCCTGGTATCTAACAATCACATCCTCTCTGTGCTCAATG GCATTCTTGAGGAGCGGCCCGGTTTTGCTGCCGCCCTTGAAAGCATGATTGACGTTACTATTCTGGCACCTAGCGACGATGCCATCCGTTCGTTCCTCAACAATGCTACCATAGCTAGGATGCTAGCATCTGACTCAGGAGCCTTTGAAGCCGTATTATCTTACCATGTCCTCAACGGCATTTACTCTAACAAGAACTTTACGGAGACACCCATGTTCATCGAGACGATGCTGCAGAATAGTACTTTTGGGAACGTCACAGGTGTACAGGTTGTTGAGGCTAAGAAGGATGGAGATGCGGTCAGTTTCCATAGTACTTTGAAAACTAAGGCAAATATTACTCAGGCG GATCTCAAGTTCACTGGCGGTGTCGTTCATATTATTAACCGTGTTCTTGAAATTCCTATGAACCTCTCCGCTACCACTATCGCCGCCAATCTCACTGCTGTCACTGGCGCTATCTCAGCTGCTCACCTAACCAACGATTTGATCGATATGCAAAACATTATGGTCTTCGCGCCTAACAACGGCGCCTTCGCGGCCATTGCCTCTGTTGTGGGCAGCCTATCTGACGATGACTTGCAGAGCATCCTTCAGTACCATATCGTCCAGGGCAGGGTTGAATATAGCACTACTTTGGAGAACGGCACCCTCCGGACGGTGGAGGGCTCGGACCTTAACATCTCGGTCGAAGATGGCACCATTTATGTTGATGAGGCGAGGGTCATCTTGCCCGATGTGCTCATTTCCAACGGTGTGGTTCATGTGGTCGATAA CGTCCTCAACCCGCACAATACAATTGCCATACCCAGCACCCTCCCCGCCTTCTCCGACGCATCCGCCATCAGCGGTGGCAACGTGCCGTTCACTTCTAACGTTCCTATGCCAACGGAGACGGCGACGGGATTGGTGATTCTGACAGGATCAAGGACGGCGACGTTCACAGATTCTGGTGTACCGCACGCAACTGCTGCAGTGGCTTTCGGTGCTTTGTTCGGTGGCGTGGCGATCGTTATGAATGGCCTTCAGTTGTGTCGTAATATAATGTAA
- a CDS encoding serine/threonine-protein kinase, whose amino-acid sequence LPTKYGTCQEMVGYGTSGIVHVSHRRKENGIGEELYAVKEFQRRSRETEDEYIRRLAAEFCVLSELRHPNVIRTLELLTDVKGNYCQVMEYCEGGDLFTLVYSAGKLEVEEADCFFKQLMRGIEYLHEMGVVHRDLKPENLLLTRHGRLKISDFGNSDCFRMAWENDVHLMSGLCGSGPYIAPEVYTDQEYDGRAVDVWACGVIYIVMRTGGYLWHEARKDGDEIFAQYLKDRRQEEGFSPIESLNPLSCRDVIYCMLDPNPLRRITASQVLRSQWGQEIQLCQAAF is encoded by the exons CTGCCAACAAAGTACGGCACGTGCCAGGAAATGGTGGGATATGGGACATCTGGTATCGTGCATGTCTCGCATAGGAGAAAGGAGAATGGAATTGGCGAAGAATTATACGCGGTGAAGGAGTTCCAGCGTCGGTCGCGGGAGACGGAGGATGAGTACATTAGGCGTTTGGCGGCTGAGTTCTGCGTCCTCAGCGAGCTACGCCATCCAAATGTGATCCGCACGCTCGAGCTATTGACAGATGTGAAGGGGAACTACTGCCAGGTGATGGAATATTGCGAAGGTGGCGACCTATTCACGCTGGTGTACTCGGCAGGGAAGTTAGAGGTAGAGGAGGCGGACTGCTTCTTTAAGCAGCTGATGCGCGGCATCGAGTACCTGCACGAGATGGGTGTAGTGCATCGCGATCTCAAGCCAGAAAATCTGCTGCTTACCAGGCATGGCAGACTCAAGATCAGTGATTTCGGCAACAGCGACTGCTTTCGCATGGCTTGGGAGAATGATGTCCATCTTATGTCTGGGTTATGCGGTTCAGGACCATATATCGCTCCAGAAGTGTATACAGATCAGGAATACGATGGCCGTGCGGTCGATGTTTGGGCTTGCGGTGTCATTTATATTGTCATGCGTACCGGGGGCTACCTTTGGCATGAAGCCAGGAAGGACGGGGATGAGATCTTTGCACAATATCTCAAGGATCGTCGTCAAGAGGAAGGTTTTAGCCCAATTGAGTCATTGAACCCA TTAAGCTGCCGGGATGTCATTTACTGCATGCTAGATCCGAATCCGCTTCGCCGTATCACGGCATCACAAGTCCTGCGGTCGCAATGGGGTCAAGAAATACAACTTTGTCAGGCGGCCTTCTAG